A stretch of Chloroflexota bacterium DNA encodes these proteins:
- the tgt gene encoding tRNA guanosine(34) transglycosylase Tgt, with product MCFGFELLKGGQTTPRVGLIHTPHGDVPTPVFMPVGTHGTVKTLTPQELRGVGATIILSNAYHLYFRPGSELIAALGGLHRFMSWTGPILTDSGGFQVFSLAHLGRTNNEGVLFRSHLDGSEHLFTPERVIAIQEELGADIIMAFDECAPQPCDFAYTREAMERTHRWAERCLRAKRRPDQALFGIVQGGTITELRRESAHFLSSLDFPGYGIGGLSVGEPKELMHEMLEETNAILPANKPRYLMGVGSPEDLLECVARGVDMFDVVLPTRVARNGALFGREGRRNIRNAIFRSMDQPIEPGCDCYTCQHFSAAYLHHLFRCEEMLGYRLASIHNLRFLIKLMGEITQTILADNFAAYKQEFLAHHRVTDQQVRVAQKQRWIESQRAKNCVL from the coding sequence ATGTGTTTCGGCTTCGAGCTCCTTAAGGGCGGTCAAACGACACCGCGAGTTGGCTTGATACATACCCCACACGGCGATGTTCCGACACCCGTTTTCATGCCCGTCGGTACCCATGGCACCGTCAAAACGCTTACCCCTCAGGAGCTACGGGGGGTTGGCGCTACGATCATCCTGAGCAACGCCTATCATCTCTACTTCCGACCTGGCTCAGAACTTATCGCCGCCCTCGGTGGGCTGCATCGCTTCATGTCCTGGACAGGCCCTATCCTGACGGATAGTGGCGGCTTTCAGGTCTTCAGTCTCGCCCACCTGGGGCGCACAAATAACGAAGGAGTCCTCTTTCGTTCACACCTCGACGGTTCCGAACATCTCTTCACCCCAGAGCGCGTTATCGCCATCCAGGAGGAGCTTGGGGCCGACATCATTATGGCCTTTGATGAATGTGCCCCACAGCCCTGCGATTTCGCCTATACAAGAGAAGCTATGGAGCGCACTCATCGCTGGGCGGAGCGCTGTCTACGTGCCAAACGCCGCCCTGATCAGGCCCTTTTTGGCATCGTTCAGGGTGGCACCATCACCGAGCTGCGACGGGAGAGTGCGCACTTTCTGTCTTCCCTGGACTTCCCTGGTTATGGCATCGGCGGTTTAAGCGTGGGTGAGCCAAAGGAGCTCATGCACGAAATGTTGGAGGAGACAAATGCCATTCTGCCGGCCAACAAGCCACGCTATCTGATGGGCGTCGGGTCGCCCGAGGATCTACTGGAATGTGTGGCCCGAGGAGTGGATATGTTCGACGTCGTCCTCCCCACCCGCGTGGCCAGGAATGGGGCACTGTTCGGTCGAGAAGGCAGGCGTAATATCCGCAATGCCATCTTCAGGTCCATGGATCAGCCCATCGAACCTGGTTGCGACTGCTATACCTGCCAGCACTTCAGTGCAGCTTATCTGCATCATCTGTTCCGTTGCGAGGAGATGCTAGGTTATCGCCTGGCCAGCATCCACAACCTAAGGTTTCTGATCAAGTTAATGGGAGAGATAACACAGACGATCCTCGCCGATAATTTCGCCGCTTACAAACAGGAATTTCTGGCCCATCATCGGGTGACAGATCAGCAGGTGAGAGTTGCCCAGAAACAGAGATGGATCGAATCTCAGCGAGCCAAAAACTGTGTCTTATAG
- a CDS encoding SMC family ATPase, giving the protein MIPLRLQLRNFMCYTDNVAPLVLDGIHIACLAGDNGHGKSALLDAITWALWGKARSKNDDELIHIGKTEMEVEFEFELEDNRYRLIRKRSLKGKRSLPHLEFQIYSRDGYVPITGNTIQDTQRKISDVLRIEYETFINSAFILQGRADEFTVKPPAERKKVLAEILGLSFYDQLEERSREQSRRCETERRELASAIEQIDLELSRKPEYEVALEAVQQQLRDLEEAVKSVGQELAELREKKNQLDLKVKQREEIEFRVRQAQHDLAETERRIDEHERKIGEYQRIIAEKKMIEDGYHRFVQLKEMSDDLNAKLAQWAKLSEQKANLEKVISEKRSQLLAGQQLRTNTIAALQKKCEQTSVWQQELQVTKQKLEALAGLEAERDRNRDLRQSEESEIKALKERNVLIQQEIGELKEKRNMLKTAAAVCPVCESSLGEDGRERLISKFEMEQQRYEEGYRNNQSRVRDLVRQIEQVQKHIGVIESALREKEALQRKAVALEKNLIDAEEASKQIALEQEQLEWLRGQLARSEYALAEQEALAALQNDLAKIGYDKDQHDRVRDELGGLRKYEDLRSKLMLAEHSLVQEQGALEQTRKTEGRWRQMLASDLQAKERIEQELAALPSLSERLSETEKNLDLLLRQQADARQRLGQTQQMLNHCRYLEEQRQIKVVASARVIEEKSICDDLTLAFGKKGIQAIMIENAIPEIEAEANALLSRMTDNRMHVTFETQRDTRSGDGVIETLDIKIADELGTRSYELYSGGEAFRVNFAIRIALSKLLARRAGARLQTLVIDEGFGTQDTSGRERLVEAINSIRDDFDKILVITHVDELKDAFPVRIDVVKTAEGSQIIFG; this is encoded by the coding sequence ATGATTCCTTTGCGATTGCAATTACGTAATTTTATGTGCTATACGGACAACGTGGCCCCACTCGTCTTGGATGGCATTCATATAGCCTGCTTAGCTGGTGATAACGGACATGGCAAGTCGGCGCTGCTGGATGCCATAACGTGGGCCCTTTGGGGCAAGGCCCGCTCTAAGAATGATGATGAGCTTATCCATATCGGCAAGACGGAGATGGAGGTGGAGTTCGAGTTCGAGTTGGAGGATAATCGCTATCGCCTTATCCGGAAGCGGAGCTTGAAGGGTAAACGAAGCCTGCCGCACCTGGAGTTTCAAATTTATAGCCGAGATGGCTATGTCCCGATCACTGGCAATACCATCCAGGATACGCAGCGAAAAATCAGCGATGTTTTGCGTATAGAATACGAGACTTTCATCAACTCTGCCTTCATATTGCAAGGCCGAGCAGATGAGTTTACTGTTAAACCACCGGCTGAGCGCAAGAAGGTGCTTGCCGAGATACTTGGGCTCAGCTTTTATGATCAGCTGGAGGAGAGGTCGAGAGAGCAGTCAAGGCGCTGCGAGACGGAGCGCCGTGAGCTGGCCAGCGCTATCGAACAGATCGATTTAGAGCTATCCCGTAAGCCTGAATATGAGGTAGCATTGGAGGCCGTCCAACAACAGTTGAGGGACCTGGAGGAGGCGGTTAAATCTGTGGGGCAGGAGCTGGCTGAGCTGCGGGAAAAGAAGAATCAGCTGGATCTTAAGGTGAAGCAAAGGGAAGAAATTGAATTCAGAGTAAGACAAGCCCAACACGACCTGGCCGAGACCGAAAGGCGGATCGATGAGCACGAGAGAAAAATCGGCGAGTATCAGAGGATCATTGCCGAGAAGAAGATGATTGAGGATGGCTATCATAGATTCGTCCAGCTGAAAGAGATGAGCGATGACCTTAACGCTAAGCTGGCTCAGTGGGCCAAATTAAGTGAGCAGAAAGCGAACTTGGAGAAGGTAATCAGCGAGAAGAGGAGCCAATTGCTGGCTGGGCAACAACTTCGCACTAACACCATCGCTGCTCTACAGAAAAAGTGTGAACAAACATCCGTCTGGCAGCAGGAACTACAGGTGACTAAGCAAAAACTCGAGGCTCTGGCTGGCCTGGAAGCTGAGCGGGATCGCAACCGTGATCTTCGGCAATCTGAGGAGAGTGAGATCAAAGCCCTGAAGGAGAGAAACGTCCTGATCCAACAGGAAATAGGGGAACTAAAGGAAAAACGGAATATGCTCAAGACAGCCGCTGCAGTCTGCCCCGTATGTGAAAGCAGCCTGGGGGAGGACGGCCGAGAGCGTCTCATAAGCAAGTTCGAGATGGAGCAGCAGAGGTATGAGGAGGGGTACCGAAATAATCAGTCTCGTGTGAGAGATTTGGTGCGGCAGATTGAGCAGGTGCAAAAGCACATTGGGGTGATAGAGAGCGCCTTGCGTGAAAAAGAGGCTCTCCAGCGTAAAGCGGTTGCGTTAGAAAAAAATTTGATTGATGCAGAAGAAGCAAGCAAGCAAATTGCCCTTGAACAGGAGCAGCTCGAGTGGCTGAGGGGGCAGCTGGCACGTTCTGAGTACGCCTTAGCTGAGCAGGAGGCGCTGGCCGCTCTACAGAACGATCTGGCGAAGATTGGCTATGATAAGGACCAACACGACCGGGTGAGGGATGAGCTGGGTGGTCTGCGAAAATACGAAGATCTAAGGTCAAAGCTGATGCTGGCCGAGCACTCCCTTGTTCAGGAGCAGGGTGCCTTAGAGCAGACCCGAAAAACTGAAGGGCGCTGGCGCCAGATGCTGGCCTCTGATTTGCAGGCTAAGGAACGCATTGAGCAAGAATTAGCCGCCTTACCTTCTCTATCGGAACGGCTTAGTGAGACTGAAAAGAATCTCGATTTGTTATTAAGACAACAGGCCGATGCCCGACAGCGCTTGGGACAGACCCAGCAGATGCTTAATCATTGTCGATACCTGGAGGAACAGCGCCAGATAAAAGTGGTGGCTTCAGCCAGGGTGATCGAGGAGAAGTCTATATGTGATGACTTGACCTTGGCCTTCGGTAAGAAGGGTATCCAAGCTATCATGATTGAGAATGCCATCCCTGAGATAGAGGCTGAGGCCAATGCGCTCCTATCCAGAATGACTGATAACCGGATGCACGTTACCTTTGAGACACAGCGTGATACGAGGTCTGGTGATGGCGTGATCGAGACCCTGGATATAAAGATAGCGGATGAGCTGGGCACGCGTAGCTATGAGCTCTACAGTGGCGGTGAGGCCTTTCGGGTGAACTTCGCTATCAGGATAGCTCTTAGCAAATTGCTGGCTCGGCGGGCGGGGGCACGTCTACAAACTTTGGTTATAGACGAGGGCTTCGGAACGCAGGATACCAGCGGACGAGAGCGGCTGGTGGAGGCGATCAACAGCATCCGTGATGATTTTGATAAGATTCTGGTCATCACCCATGTTGATGAACTAAAAGATGCCTTCCCTGTGCGTATCGATGTGGTTAAAACAGCGGAGGGTTCACAGATCATTTTTGGCTAG
- a CDS encoding HEAT repeat domain-containing protein: MSLEWDFTQTLHRLKDSTRPLSMAGLQALSALSAQDLILLRQAWPDIALEQRRKIVASLVELAEDNVELDFNDVFKFCLEDSDAEVRLHAVEGLWEDNAFDTADLLLAVLGKDASPMVRAAAASCLGHFVYLAEMERLDPPTSAKVKESLLRIISDQKEPVGVRRRAVESISYLSENQIKEIIERAYADPDPKMHISAVSGMGRNCDPRWLETIFKELDNADPEMRYEAAQACGEMEDRRAIPRLNETIKEDEDLQVRLAAISALGKIGGQLAKEILERWANGPDEHLRAAAQETLEQIEVLEDPLHFHLN; encoded by the coding sequence ATGAGTCTCGAATGGGATTTCACCCAGACATTGCACAGGCTCAAGGATAGCACCAGACCCCTTTCTATGGCTGGGTTGCAGGCGCTGTCAGCTCTATCAGCTCAGGATCTTATCCTCCTGAGACAAGCGTGGCCTGATATCGCTCTTGAACAGCGGCGCAAAATTGTGGCCTCCTTAGTCGAATTGGCTGAAGATAACGTGGAGCTAGACTTTAACGATGTATTTAAGTTTTGCCTCGAGGACAGCGATGCCGAAGTGCGTTTGCATGCTGTCGAGGGGCTTTGGGAAGACAACGCTTTTGACACAGCTGACCTGTTATTAGCCGTCCTGGGGAAGGACGCCTCTCCAATGGTACGCGCAGCGGCAGCCAGCTGTCTGGGACATTTCGTCTATTTGGCCGAGATGGAAAGACTAGATCCACCCACCAGTGCTAAGGTCAAGGAGTCCCTCCTCAGAATAATCTCCGATCAAAAGGAGCCAGTGGGAGTGCGTCGGCGGGCCGTTGAGTCCATCTCCTACTTGAGCGAGAATCAGATCAAGGAGATCATCGAGCGGGCGTATGCTGATCCAGACCCGAAGATGCACATTTCGGCCGTCTCCGGAATGGGGCGCAACTGTGATCCGCGTTGGCTAGAGACGATTTTTAAGGAACTAGACAACGCTGACCCAGAGATGCGCTATGAGGCAGCACAGGCCTGTGGGGAGATGGAGGATAGAAGAGCCATACCTCGCCTGAATGAGACGATTAAGGAAGACGAAGATCTCCAGGTGCGCTTGGCGGCCATCAGCGCACTGGGTAAGATCGGTGGACAGCTGGCGAAGGAGATCCTGGAACGCTGGGCCAATGGCCCTGATGAGCATCTTCGCGCTGCTGCCCAAGAAACCTTGGAGCAGATAGAAGTACTCGAGGATCCGTTGCACTTCCACCTAAACTGA
- a CDS encoding aspartate-semialdehyde dehydrogenase, whose product MRREFNVAIVGATGLVGQTMAAVLEERRFPVKHLRPLASARSADTVLPWKGNTYTIEEAKENSFAGIDIALFSAGTEVSRQLAPEAARAGAVVIDNSAAFRMDDDVPLVVPEVNPKDVEWQRGIIANPNCSTIQMVVALNPIHKANPLKSVVVDTYQSVSGTGSAALTELRTQARLMLDDKEDQFKPEVYPHPIAFNLFPHIDVFLGDGYCKEEWKMIHETRKIMHLPDLPLAVTTVRVPVMFAHSEAVHIGLTKEMSPEEVRAILRDAPGVVVQDDPQVAIYPTPLSAAGRDGVFVGRIRRNDVLPNGLSMWVVSDNIRKGAALNAVQIAELLWQRGII is encoded by the coding sequence ATGCGACGAGAGTTCAATGTAGCCATCGTAGGGGCTACCGGTTTAGTAGGACAAACCATGGCGGCGGTCCTGGAAGAACGCCGCTTCCCTGTAAAACATCTACGGCCTCTGGCCTCGGCCCGCTCGGCGGACACTGTTTTGCCCTGGAAGGGTAACACTTATACAATCGAGGAGGCCAAGGAAAATTCCTTCGCCGGGATCGATATTGCCCTCTTCTCGGCTGGAACCGAGGTAAGTCGCCAGCTTGCCCCTGAGGCCGCACGAGCCGGGGCGGTCGTGATTGATAACAGTGCCGCTTTCCGTATGGACGACGACGTGCCCCTGGTGGTACCTGAGGTTAATCCCAAAGATGTTGAATGGCAGCGAGGCATCATCGCTAATCCCAACTGTTCGACCATCCAGATGGTAGTGGCCCTTAATCCCATTCACAAGGCCAACCCCCTGAAGAGCGTTGTGGTCGATACCTATCAGTCCGTGTCGGGCACGGGGAGCGCAGCCCTAACTGAGCTACGAACACAGGCTAGGTTGATGCTCGACGACAAAGAGGATCAATTTAAGCCTGAGGTTTACCCTCATCCTATCGCTTTCAACCTTTTTCCTCATATAGATGTCTTCCTTGGGGATGGTTACTGTAAGGAAGAGTGGAAGATGATTCATGAGACGCGCAAAATAATGCACCTGCCTGACCTGCCGTTGGCCGTCACCACGGTGCGGGTGCCGGTGATGTTCGCTCATTCCGAGGCCGTACACATCGGACTGACCAAGGAGATGAGCCCAGAGGAAGTAAGGGCCATCCTGCGCGACGCGCCGGGGGTAGTAGTCCAAGATGATCCCCAGGTCGCCATCTACCCCACGCCCCTCTCTGCGGCTGGGCGAGATGGGGTATTCGTCGGGCGGATCCGTCGGAACGATGTCCTGCCGAATGGATTGAGCATGTGGGTTGTTTCAGATAATATTCGTAAAGGGGCAGCGCTTAACGCCGTACAGATCGCCGAGCTTCTGTGGCAAAGGGGGATCATCTGA
- a CDS encoding glycosyltransferase family 4 protein: MRILHIVRQFYPCVGGIEKFTLDLCRGLVARGHNSDVVTLNRDFGSGAVLSSYECFEGINIYRIPYYGPRRYILAPSVLSYLTDYEVIHVHAIDFFIDFLSLTKPIHRRPLVVSTHGGFFHSAWGSRLKVKPLYFVTITRLALKAADKVICDSEEDLRLFAQIAPQKVQLIEDGVDFWNFAQVKKKIEPGLLVYVGRTDWNKRLDRLIEAIAWVKPKYSQVRLVIVGPDWLGIRPQLESLVHRLRLGDNVIFAGYCPEEELKEYLSKSHLFVSASEYEGFGIAVVEAMSTGTVPLLHNSERFRSLLEGGNLGFLADFSQPGEAAEVILEALARDENELVRLGQRAKEKAATYSWEAVTPKFEQIYSQAIVL; this comes from the coding sequence TTGAGGATATTACACATCGTTCGCCAGTTTTATCCCTGCGTTGGGGGCATCGAGAAGTTCACCCTTGATCTCTGTCGTGGGCTGGTGGCCAGAGGACATAACAGTGATGTGGTCACCCTTAACCGGGATTTTGGCTCAGGGGCAGTGCTCTCCTCCTACGAATGTTTTGAGGGCATCAATATTTATCGTATTCCCTACTACGGGCCACGCCGTTATATCTTAGCCCCCAGCGTATTGTCCTATTTGACTGATTACGAGGTAATTCACGTTCACGCTATAGATTTCTTCATCGACTTCTTGTCTCTCACTAAGCCCATCCACCGCAGGCCATTGGTGGTCTCTACCCATGGCGGGTTCTTCCATTCTGCCTGGGGCTCACGCCTTAAGGTGAAGCCACTGTACTTCGTCACCATCACGCGGCTGGCCCTCAAGGCTGCCGATAAGGTCATCTGCGACAGCGAGGAGGATCTTCGTCTCTTCGCTCAAATTGCCCCTCAAAAAGTACAGTTGATTGAAGATGGTGTGGATTTTTGGAATTTTGCCCAGGTAAAGAAAAAGATAGAGCCGGGTTTGCTGGTGTACGTTGGCCGCACCGATTGGAATAAGCGCCTGGACAGGTTGATTGAGGCTATCGCTTGGGTGAAGCCAAAATATTCCCAGGTTCGCCTGGTCATCGTTGGCCCAGATTGGCTGGGCATACGCCCTCAGCTGGAATCACTGGTGCATAGACTGAGGCTCGGCGATAATGTCATCTTCGCTGGTTACTGTCCTGAGGAAGAGTTAAAGGAGTACCTGAGCAAGTCTCATCTCTTCGTGTCTGCTTCGGAGTACGAAGGGTTCGGGATCGCTGTAGTTGAGGCGATGAGCACTGGCACGGTACCCTTGCTACACAATAGTGAGCGATTTCGTTCCCTTCTAGAGGGGGGCAATCTAGGTTTCCTGGCTGATTTTAGTCAGCCAGGAGAGGCTGCTGAAGTCATTCTGGAAGCGCTGGCAAGGGACGAGAATGAGCTCGTCAGACTCGGCCAACGGGCTAAGGAGAAGGCTGCTACCTATTCTTGGGAGGCGGTCACCCCCAAGTTTGAGCAGATTTATAGCCAGGCGATCGTCCTATAA
- a CDS encoding YraN family protein, producing the protein MGSPPHQVGQKGRLGRLGEAVAADYLLSHGYVIRERNFRCPLGEIDIVAMEQDCLIFIEVRARQGQGFGAPEESLTRIKQRKLRQLVEYYLSAQPNSFPSYRIDVVAIDFAPEGVTQRIELIKNAIWAK; encoded by the coding sequence ATGGGTAGTCCACCACACCAGGTGGGACAAAAAGGGCGATTAGGGCGATTAGGAGAAGCGGTAGCAGCGGACTATTTGCTGTCCCATGGCTACGTCATACGCGAGAGAAACTTTCGTTGTCCCCTTGGCGAGATCGATATCGTAGCCATGGAACAAGATTGCCTGATCTTCATCGAGGTCAGAGCCCGCCAAGGGCAAGGATTTGGGGCTCCCGAGGAGTCGCTGACGAGGATCAAGCAGCGAAAGTTGCGGCAACTGGTCGAGTATTACCTGAGTGCTCAGCCCAACTCATTTCCATCCTATCGTATCGATGTCGTGGCGATCGACTTCGCGCCTGAGGGAGTCACCCAACGCATCGAATTAATAAAGAATGCCATCTGGGCAAAATAG
- a CDS encoding ribonuclease HII codes for MGYDIVAGIDEAGRGCLAGPVVAAAVILPHRCYHALGRLENVRDSKLLTPEQRKAALTEIEAEAIGIGVGAVLAEVIDEVGIVAATRLAMIAAVKNLPLRPDFLLIDYLGLPALSIPQKSIVDGDMLCLSIAAASIVAKVRRDRLMIEQDICYAGYGFARHKGYSTPEHLRALARLGVCPLHRHSFAPVRDMLDDERE; via the coding sequence ATGGGTTACGATATAGTGGCCGGTATTGATGAGGCCGGTCGTGGTTGCCTCGCTGGGCCGGTTGTGGCTGCGGCCGTTATTCTACCACATCGTTGCTATCATGCCTTAGGGCGTTTAGAAAACGTGCGGGATTCGAAGCTGTTGACTCCAGAACAGCGCAAAGCGGCCCTTACCGAGATAGAAGCCGAAGCTATTGGCATTGGGGTGGGGGCGGTGTTGGCCGAGGTGATTGATGAGGTTGGTATCGTCGCTGCCACGAGGTTGGCTATGATAGCCGCGGTGAAGAACCTACCTCTGCGCCCAGATTTCCTCCTTATAGATTACTTAGGATTACCAGCTCTATCGATCCCCCAGAAATCAATAGTAGATGGCGATATGCTTTGCCTTTCGATTGCCGCTGCGTCTATCGTGGCCAAGGTAAGGCGGGATCGCCTGATGATCGAGCAAGATATCTGTTATGCTGGTTATGGCTTCGCTCGCCATAAAGGGTATAGCACCCCAGAACATCTACGGGCTTTAGCACGGCTCGGCGTATGTCCCCTTCACCGCCACTCGTTCGCCCCGGTGCGGGATATGCTTGACGATGAGAGAGAGTAA
- a CDS encoding exonuclease SbcCD subunit D, with amino-acid sequence MGKIRLLHLADIHLGIETYGRLDTTTGLSSRLHDFTAVFDEAIEYALHNDVDFVLFAGDAYRTRDPNPTYQREFARRIRRLTAAGIPTFLLIGNHDVPLSAGRANTVDIFKTLDVENVYVGSKPDTHIIQTRRGPLQLVALPWVTRSLILSKEEYKNKTLDEINSLIAEKIQTIIRTAVSQLNPALPTILAAHLSVMGATWSSEKSVMLGQDVVLPRSELASPAFDYVALGHVHKHQVLSNHPLMVYAGSLERIDFGEAKEEKGFVIVDLERGSADFQFIPVSARRFVTIEVSAYGDNPLQQVLQAIEGEDVRGAIVRVWIHTSAEKEALIPYKEVRHALRDAYYVAAVRKIVQRERRTLFGGRLIEGMTPLEALECYLRSRSSPPSPERLKILLDYADKIIQEGMQ; translated from the coding sequence TTGGGTAAGATCAGGTTACTGCACCTCGCCGATATCCACTTGGGCATCGAGACTTATGGACGGCTCGATACGACAACTGGGCTCAGTAGTCGTTTACATGATTTCACGGCCGTTTTTGATGAGGCCATTGAGTATGCTCTGCATAACGACGTTGATTTTGTTCTTTTTGCCGGAGATGCTTATCGAACGCGTGATCCTAATCCCACTTATCAACGTGAATTTGCTAGGCGTATCCGCCGTTTGACCGCTGCTGGAATTCCCACCTTCCTGTTAATCGGAAATCACGATGTGCCGCTGTCTGCGGGACGGGCTAATACTGTAGATATCTTTAAGACGCTGGACGTAGAGAATGTTTACGTTGGAAGCAAACCGGATACACACATCATCCAAACGCGGCGTGGGCCGTTACAGCTTGTGGCCCTTCCCTGGGTGACGCGGAGCTTGATCCTGAGTAAAGAGGAATATAAGAACAAGACATTGGATGAGATTAACAGTCTGATAGCTGAGAAGATCCAGACTATTATCAGAACCGCAGTCTCCCAGCTCAACCCAGCGCTTCCTACCATTTTAGCCGCTCACCTATCCGTGATGGGGGCAACCTGGAGCTCGGAGAAGAGCGTAATGCTTGGGCAGGATGTGGTTCTGCCAAGAAGCGAACTGGCTAGCCCTGCCTTCGACTACGTGGCCCTTGGACACGTGCATAAACACCAGGTTTTGAGCAATCATCCCTTAATGGTCTATGCTGGCAGCCTTGAACGGATAGACTTTGGCGAGGCGAAGGAGGAGAAGGGCTTCGTGATCGTGGACCTGGAGAGGGGGTCGGCTGATTTCCAATTTATCCCTGTGTCTGCGCGACGGTTCGTTACCATCGAGGTATCGGCTTATGGTGATAATCCCCTACAGCAGGTGCTGCAAGCCATCGAAGGGGAGGATGTTCGTGGTGCTATAGTGCGTGTTTGGATTCACACGTCGGCGGAGAAGGAAGCGCTTATTCCTTATAAGGAGGTTCGCCATGCTTTAAGGGACGCCTATTACGTGGCGGCCGTTCGGAAAATAGTCCAGCGCGAGCGTCGGACTCTGTTTGGTGGCCGATTGATAGAGGGAATGACACCCCTTGAAGCCCTGGAGTGTTATTTGAGGAGCAGGAGTAGCCCGCCCTCCCCAGAGCGGCTGAAAATCCTGCTGGATTATGCGGATAAGATCATACAGGAAGGGATGCAATGA
- a CDS encoding aspartate kinase, with protein MALVVQKYGGTSVGTVERVKAVAQRVAKTKAEGNDLVVVVSAMGDTTDKLLELAYQTARRPSLRELDQLLATGEEQAVALVAMALEDLGLPALSLSGAQAGIRTIGRYGKARISQIRTERVRRALSAGQVVIIAGFQGVNRLSDVTTLGRGGSDTTAVAMAAALRADRCEIYTDVDGVYTADPRLVPEAAKLERISYEEMTELAWRGTKVLHPRAVELGKLYNMEIIVRSSFNDNPGTIITKVDSMEKINTISGIAYDLDVARITIAGVRMQPDSLHQIFGPLAVAEVSVDVIVESRGENLRSDVSFTISEKELPHVLPIVEKAAATIGAGGISSQGNLAKVSIIGTGMQNRPGYAAKMFKSLAMAGISIEMVTTSEIQVTCVIAKDRVQEAVRRLHKDFGLEKGR; from the coding sequence ATGGCGCTGGTCGTGCAGAAGTATGGAGGCACCTCGGTCGGAACAGTTGAGAGGGTCAAGGCCGTAGCCCAACGTGTGGCCAAGACTAAGGCTGAGGGTAACGATCTGGTAGTTGTCGTCTCGGCTATGGGAGACACCACAGATAAGCTACTCGAGCTGGCTTACCAGACGGCACGCCGTCCCTCTCTACGGGAACTTGACCAGCTGCTGGCGACCGGCGAGGAGCAAGCGGTAGCCCTAGTAGCTATGGCCCTTGAGGACCTTGGCCTACCGGCTCTCTCTCTGAGTGGGGCCCAGGCTGGCATTCGCACTATAGGACGCTACGGCAAGGCACGGATAAGCCAGATCAGAACCGAAAGGGTGCGACGAGCCCTGTCCGCCGGACAGGTCGTTATTATTGCCGGTTTCCAGGGGGTGAACAGGCTCTCAGATGTGACTACCCTGGGGCGGGGTGGTTCGGATACAACGGCCGTAGCCATGGCCGCCGCATTGCGTGCAGACCGCTGCGAGATATATACAGATGTGGATGGGGTCTATACGGCTGACCCACGCCTTGTCCCCGAGGCGGCAAAACTGGAACGTATCTCCTATGAGGAGATGACAGAGCTAGCCTGGCGTGGAACAAAGGTGCTGCATCCCCGAGCCGTTGAGCTGGGGAAGCTCTACAACATGGAGATCATTGTGCGCTCCAGCTTCAACGATAATCCGGGCACTATCATTACTAAGGTGGACTCGATGGAGAAAATTAATACGATCAGTGGGATTGCTTACGATCTAGATGTAGCCAGGATCACCATTGCCGGTGTAAGGATGCAGCCTGACTCGCTCCATCAGATTTTTGGCCCGCTGGCTGTGGCTGAAGTGAGCGTAGATGTCATCGTTGAGAGCCGCGGCGAGAACCTTAGATCCGACGTCTCCTTCACCATATCAGAGAAGGAGCTACCACATGTCCTCCCGATCGTAGAAAAAGCGGCTGCGACGATAGGAGCCGGGGGCATCTCCTCCCAGGGAAACTTGGCTAAGGTGTCTATCATTGGTACGGGCATGCAGAATAGGCCTGGCTACGCAGCAAAGATGTTTAAGTCCCTGGCCATGGCCGGGATCAGCATCGAAATGGTGACCACCTCAGAGATACAAGTGACATGTGTGATCGCCAAGGATCGGGTTCAGGAAGCGGTTAGGCGTTTGCACAAAGACTTTGGGCTTGAGAAAGGGAGGTAA
- the rplS gene encoding 50S ribosomal protein L19 — MVDLVKSVEEQQLKESVPEFHSGDTVRVHFKVVEGNRERTQIFEGIVMRLRHGGLNTTFTVRRISHGVGVERTFPLHSPRLAKIEVLRRGKVRRAQLYYLRGLIGKAARIKEKR; from the coding sequence TTGGTCGATTTAGTCAAATCTGTAGAGGAACAACAACTCAAAGAGAGCGTGCCAGAATTCCATTCCGGCGATACAGTCCGGGTTCACTTCAAAGTCGTTGAAGGCAATCGGGAACGCACCCAAATCTTCGAGGGCATAGTGATGCGGCTGCGTCACGGCGGTCTCAATACCACCTTCACTGTTCGGCGTATTTCCCACGGTGTTGGGGTTGAACGAACCTTCCCCTTGCACTCCCCACGTTTGGCTAAAATCGAAGTGCTGCGACGCGGAAAGGTGCGACGGGCGCAATTGTATTATCTGCGAGGCCTAATTGGCAAGGCAGCACGGATCAAGGAGAAACGGTAG